A stretch of the Polluticoccus soli genome encodes the following:
- a CDS encoding DUF4401 domain-containing protein, which produces MEQNKTIDEVLQDAAILQGGELEYNRELIDHDMAREHASIYEGLGVRILSIVGGFLACLFFIGFLFLAGVVRSEGAMGVCGALFVVATIIVGATGKNRFLDGASIAMLLTGLGLLGAGLKFTTGTTAVVYMVAAVATFVMVKNQLLSFVAVLLFWGSFAWFLSPFPDTMLMMVLLLLLAISYTLVSIAEPRFITGGKLLNNKYTALRAGLLFSFIGLLIVSRHMHIYSYLIGNRWISWCIVIICIIITLYHIAQQTGLPTKQLVLITLAVVVVMAPFLYAAAVPGSLLILLLSVHTRNRTGFAVGIMGMLYFVSRYYYDLNQTLLLKSAILFVPGLLFLAAWWFTRKFQHNEQA; this is translated from the coding sequence ATGGAGCAGAACAAAACAATTGATGAAGTACTGCAGGACGCGGCCATTTTACAAGGCGGGGAACTCGAGTATAACCGCGAGCTGATAGACCACGACATGGCCCGCGAACATGCATCCATCTACGAAGGTTTGGGTGTTCGCATACTTTCTATCGTGGGTGGATTCCTGGCTTGCCTGTTTTTTATTGGATTCCTGTTCCTCGCTGGCGTTGTAAGGTCTGAAGGCGCAATGGGCGTATGCGGGGCATTGTTTGTCGTGGCTACGATCATCGTGGGTGCAACAGGCAAAAACAGGTTTCTCGACGGCGCATCGATCGCAATGTTACTTACAGGGCTTGGTCTATTAGGCGCCGGATTAAAGTTTACTACCGGCACTACGGCGGTCGTGTATATGGTGGCGGCTGTTGCAACCTTTGTGATGGTAAAAAACCAGCTACTTAGCTTCGTGGCTGTATTACTATTCTGGGGAAGCTTTGCATGGTTCCTTTCTCCATTTCCCGATACGATGTTGATGATGGTGCTACTCCTGCTGCTTGCTATAAGCTACACGCTGGTTAGCATTGCGGAGCCAAGGTTTATTACAGGCGGCAAGCTGCTGAACAATAAATACACGGCACTGCGGGCGGGTCTGCTATTCTCGTTCATCGGCCTGCTGATCGTGTCGCGGCATATGCATATATACAGCTACCTGATAGGCAACCGTTGGATCAGCTGGTGCATTGTGATCATTTGCATCATCATTACGCTATATCATATAGCCCAACAAACAGGCCTGCCGACCAAACAACTGGTGCTAATAACACTGGCCGTAGTTGTTGTCATGGCTCCATTCCTGTACGCCGCGGCTGTGCCGGGTTCGTTGCTGATACTATTACTGAGTGTACACACCCGTAACCGTACAGGCTTTGCTGTGGGCATTATGGGTATGCTATACTTTGTGAGCAGGTATTATTATGATCTCAACCAAACCTTGCTACTTAAGTCAGCAATACTTTTTGTACCGGGCTTGCTGTTCCTGGCAGCATGGTGGTTCACCAGAAAATTTCAACACAATGAGCAAGCTTAA
- a CDS encoding DUF2157 domain-containing protein, giving the protein MFQNRETRETTRIVARHSNMSRPTGEALYKKYSLFADGNDWRRFVPIALLSIGAALTLSGIVFFFAYNWQDLPKAAKIAMVQVLMIATACYGIFSSGNKTAKNIALMAASILTGALFAVYGQIYQTGADAYDFFLGWAVAIAIWVLVSGFPPLWALELILLNLVTVLYAEQSNIEWDTSTLSLILFILNAVPLLILETLRYFKKLPEHSSWMLKATAVAAVIAITTTAIHIIFSRENESATTATWLFIVVLFPLAMWHSFRQRELFYLALIPFGIIIIITASFLKGIDDGGPATLFLAGVFVIGSITALTYNLIRLNRKWHGAEQNN; this is encoded by the coding sequence ATGTTTCAAAACCGGGAAACCAGGGAAACCACCAGGATAGTAGCCCGCCATAGCAATATGAGTCGGCCCACAGGTGAAGCACTCTACAAAAAATACAGCCTGTTTGCCGATGGCAACGACTGGCGGCGCTTTGTGCCTATAGCACTGCTAAGCATAGGTGCTGCCCTGACCTTGTCAGGCATCGTCTTCTTTTTTGCGTACAACTGGCAAGACCTGCCCAAAGCCGCTAAAATAGCTATGGTGCAGGTGCTCATGATAGCTACTGCCTGCTACGGCATTTTTTCGTCCGGGAACAAAACTGCAAAGAACATAGCACTGATGGCCGCATCCATACTCACCGGGGCGCTTTTTGCCGTGTACGGCCAGATCTACCAAACGGGTGCAGATGCCTATGACTTCTTCCTCGGCTGGGCGGTGGCTATTGCCATCTGGGTGTTGGTGTCTGGATTTCCCCCCTTGTGGGCACTGGAGTTAATATTACTCAACCTGGTTACCGTACTATATGCTGAACAATCGAATATCGAATGGGATACATCCACGCTCTCGCTGATACTATTCATACTGAATGCTGTCCCGCTATTGATACTGGAAACACTAAGGTATTTTAAAAAACTACCCGAGCATTCCAGCTGGATGTTGAAAGCTACAGCAGTAGCAGCGGTGATAGCCATAACCACTACTGCTATACACATTATCTTCAGCAGAGAGAATGAAAGCGCAACTACGGCAACCTGGTTGTTTATAGTTGTGTTATTTCCGCTGGCTATGTGGCATAGCTTCCGCCAGCGCGAGCTTTTCTACCTGGCGCTGATACCGTTCGGTATTATTATCATCATCACCGCCTCGTTTTTGAAGGGAATAGACGACGGAGGACCGGCAACTTTATTCCTCGCAGGTGTTTTCGTTATAGGTTCTATCACAGCACTCACTTACAATCTTATACGTTTAAACCGCAAATGGCATGGAGCAGAACAAAACAATTGA
- a CDS encoding TonB-dependent receptor translates to MTKLFWLSSACVLMMTSAFAQQTISGRVVDANTKELLTGVTVHSAKTTAATHSDQSGKFTINVSSADDSLTFSYMGYATLKLKAGSDERMLIQLKPSASELQHVIVTASRAQRARTDEAVAVSTITAKTIQETNPTRLGELMNKVPGVIMQDLGNEQHAMSIRQPMTKRPYFLYLEDGIPIAPVGNFNHNQLIEVNMLGVRSIEVLKGPASSFYGSNAVGGAVNFITQSPSFSPTAKIGLQANNYGYQRLEFYVGTYVTDKLGVSVGGYLAKQRDGWQEFSDFDKLSLSLKTVYNITNKTRLTGYVTTNNLNTETGGSIDSAGFYTKKYLSNNNFSYRKVNATRGRLTLDKEWNKKHQSSATVYYGNNTIGQLPRYRIKNINKQRASGEENEDAYDNYGAVVQHNVKLDFLKSAIFGGVSFNYAPTRYNANYLAITRDTVTGYYTSYTDRNDSLLANYTTGLSNAGAWLQYELSPVKKLKFIAGLRYDLISYNYHNKLSTAAFSGVPDTVITNNAFSPKLGAIYSLGNGRGIYANYSRGLSAPQVSDLFFGKKVPNLKPAYFDNYEIGGWAALYERKIYLDVSLYQLNGYNEIVSFTLPDNSTENRNAGKTLHRGIEYSVTYTPIKDISLRVGGTNAVHKYVQYAVQQKSGGEVTDFDGNDMPEAPKFIANAELTLKPRFVKGLRIGLEWQRMSPWYKNDANTHLYDDKTLVFKGVSILNLRTGYRFKQIEGYVNVLNLTDELYANSATRSSSNKDSYSAGAPRIFAFGLLYHFGQNSN, encoded by the coding sequence ATGACTAAGCTTTTTTGGCTGTCGTCGGCATGCGTGCTGATGATGACCTCTGCCTTCGCACAACAAACTATTAGCGGAAGGGTGGTGGATGCCAATACCAAAGAATTATTAACAGGTGTAACCGTTCATAGCGCAAAAACAACCGCAGCCACTCATTCCGATCAATCGGGAAAATTCACAATAAACGTTTCCTCTGCTGACGACTCCCTGACTTTTTCTTATATGGGCTACGCAACACTGAAGCTGAAAGCTGGAAGTGACGAGCGAATGCTCATTCAGCTCAAGCCTTCGGCTTCAGAGCTGCAACATGTCATAGTAACGGCATCGAGGGCGCAACGCGCACGTACCGATGAGGCTGTGGCTGTGAGCACCATCACTGCCAAAACCATACAGGAGACCAATCCTACGCGCCTGGGCGAGTTGATGAATAAGGTGCCGGGTGTTATCATGCAGGATCTCGGCAACGAGCAGCACGCGATGAGCATCCGCCAGCCGATGACCAAACGTCCGTATTTCCTCTACCTGGAAGATGGTATTCCCATCGCGCCAGTTGGCAACTTCAACCACAACCAGCTGATAGAGGTAAACATGCTGGGCGTACGTTCGATAGAGGTGTTGAAAGGGCCGGCATCTTCTTTCTATGGCAGTAATGCTGTGGGCGGAGCTGTCAACTTTATTACCCAATCGCCTTCTTTCTCGCCTACAGCCAAAATAGGATTGCAGGCCAATAACTATGGATACCAAAGGTTAGAGTTTTACGTCGGTACATATGTGACCGATAAGCTGGGCGTAAGCGTTGGCGGCTACCTGGCCAAACAACGCGACGGCTGGCAGGAGTTCAGCGATTTTGATAAGCTCTCGCTCTCATTAAAAACTGTTTACAATATTACCAACAAGACCAGGCTGACTGGTTATGTAACTACCAACAATCTGAACACAGAAACGGGAGGCAGCATAGACAGTGCAGGTTTTTACACAAAAAAATACCTGAGCAATAACAATTTCTCCTACCGAAAAGTAAATGCGACACGTGGCCGCCTAACGCTGGACAAAGAGTGGAACAAAAAACACCAGTCATCAGCCACCGTTTACTATGGCAATAACACCATTGGCCAGTTGCCCCGCTACAGGATCAAAAATATCAACAAACAGCGCGCTTCAGGCGAGGAGAACGAAGATGCCTATGATAACTACGGAGCTGTTGTGCAACACAATGTGAAACTGGATTTTCTTAAGTCAGCCATCTTTGGTGGCGTGTCCTTCAATTACGCTCCAACCCGATACAATGCCAACTACCTGGCCATTACACGCGACACCGTAACAGGATATTATACTTCATACACCGACCGCAACGATTCACTGCTGGCTAATTATACCACCGGTTTGTCAAATGCAGGCGCCTGGTTGCAATATGAATTGTCGCCTGTAAAAAAACTGAAATTTATTGCTGGTCTGCGCTATGATCTGATCAGCTACAACTACCACAACAAATTAAGTACGGCTGCATTCTCAGGTGTGCCCGATACCGTGATTACCAATAATGCGTTCAGTCCCAAGCTGGGTGCCATATACAGCCTGGGTAATGGCCGCGGCATCTACGCTAACTATAGCCGCGGGCTATCTGCTCCCCAGGTGTCTGACCTGTTCTTTGGCAAGAAAGTTCCGAACCTAAAACCTGCTTACTTCGATAACTACGAAATCGGTGGCTGGGCGGCATTGTACGAACGTAAGATATACCTCGATGTTTCGCTTTATCAGCTCAATGGTTATAACGAGATCGTAAGTTTTACATTACCCGATAATTCAACCGAAAATAGGAATGCAGGCAAAACACTACACAGGGGTATCGAATACAGTGTGACGTACACGCCGATAAAAGACATCTCGTTGAGGGTGGGCGGAACAAACGCCGTTCATAAATACGTGCAATATGCGGTGCAGCAGAAATCGGGTGGCGAAGTGACCGATTTTGATGGCAACGACATGCCTGAGGCTCCCAAATTCATCGCGAATGCAGAACTTACATTGAAACCACGCTTTGTAAAAGGTCTGCGTATCGGTCTTGAATGGCAGAGAATGTCTCCATGGTATAAGAACGATGCGAACACGCATTTGTATGATGACAAAACTCTCGTCTTTAAAGGAGTTTCAATACTGAATCTCAGAACAGGCTACAGGTTTAAGCAAATTGAAGGGTATGTAAATGTGCTGAACCTCACCGATGAGCTGTATGCCAACAGTGCAACCCGTTCGTCAAGCAACAAAGATTCATACAGTGCCGGGGCACCGCGCATATTCGCGTTCGGACTGTTGTATCATTTTGGTCAAAACAGTAACTAA